The DNA sequence CGGGCCTCGGTGAGGTCCTCCACCAGCAGCAGGACCAGCCGGGAGCCCAGCGGGGCCACTCTGGCGGACACGGCGAGCGCGTCACCGCCCCGGCCGGTGCCGCGCCGTGGCAGGTCCAGCTCGATCTGCCGGATCTCGCCGTCCCGCCGGGTGTCGCGGGCCATCGCCAGCATCGGCTCGACGGCGAGCTTGCCGCCGCGCACCAGGCCCAGGGCGTACGCGGCTGAGCTGGCCTTGACGACGGAGTCCGCTTCGTCGAGGACGACGGCCGAGGAACGGAGCACCGAGAGAACGGTGTCCACGCCGGGCGGCAGCACGGCGTCGGTGTGCAGCGAGGAGCGCGTAGGCTTCGCCTGTTCGCGCTCGCTCCAGCGGAACGCCAGCATGGCGATGACGCCGGTGCACAACCCGGCGAGCGCCGCCACTGCGGCGATCGCCGCGTTCACGTTCATGCGTCCAGGTTATGCGGGCGGCAAGACACCTCCACAGCCCCGAGGCGATCCCCTCAGGCAGACGTTGCCGAGAGTTCACCGGGGCGTCGGTATCGGTTCACTACGGACGTTTCGGCAGGCGGATGGCGTGCGATGGCGCCCGGACCGCGCTACCGAGAGTTCACCTGGGGGTCAGGTGTGGTTCACGCCCGGTGCCGGAACCGGACGCGTTACGACCGGAGCGTGGGAGTCTGGGGACCTCGGGTCAACGAGCCCACGGTCGGGTCAGTGAGCCCGCGACGATCCTTCGGAACGAAAGAAAACGAAAGATCCAATCGAGGTCCACGAGGTCCACGGGATCCCTCGCGATCCACCGGGATCATCGGAATCCGTCAAGGCCCATCAGTGAGAGTCGGCGAAAGAGGTCAGTGATGCGGGACGCGTACCACGAGGAGCTGGACACGATCGGGGACGGCCTGGTCGACATGGCCCGGCTTGTCGGTTCGGCCATCGGCCGTGCCACCACCGCCATTCTGGACGCGGACCTCAAGCTCGCCGAGAGCGTCATCGCGGCCGATGAGAAGGTCGACGATCTCCAGCGGGACCTGGAGGGACGGGCCATAGCCCTGCTCGCCCGACAGCAGCCGGTCGCCACGGATCTGCGCATAGTGGTGACCAGCCTGCGGATGAGCGCCGACCTGGAGCGCTCCGGCGACCTCGCGCAGCATGTCGCCAAGCTCGCCCGGCTCCGCTTCCCGGACACGGCCGTGCCGCACGACCTGCACGCCACCATCCTGGAGATGGGCCAGCTCGCCCAGCGGCTGATGGCGAAGGCCGCCGAGGTCATCATCACCAAGGACGTCGACCTCGCGCTCCAGCTGGAGCACGACGACGACGCGATGGACCTGCTGCACCGCGCCCTCTTCCAGCACCTGATGGACGACCGCTGGAAGCACGGCATCGAGACGGCGGTGGATGTGACACTGCTGGGCCGTTACTACGAGCGGTTCGCGGACCACGCGGTCTCGGTCGCCAAGCGCGTCGTCTACCTGGTCACCGGCGAGCACGCCGACGAGATCGCCTCGCAGGACACGGTCAACACCGTCGAAGGGGCGTGAGCGTCCGCGACGGCGTGCCTCCGCGCGCCGTCGACGCGCCCCTGCGCGGGGCCGCCGGGTCGTCGGCACCATGAGCGGCAGTGACGTGACCCCCTCCCGAGGAGGCGACTCATGGCGGACCTCTCCAAGCCCGAACCCCGTCCGGCCCAGCCCGGCGGCTCCACGGTCGGCGCCTGCGGCTGCGGCTCGGGCTGCGGCTGCGGCTGCCAGTCCGGCGGCCCCTGCCAATGCGGCGGCTGCTGCGGCTGACCGACCCCTACGACAGAGGGCCTGGGACCGTGACCGGTCCCAGGCCCTCTCTCCTGTGGCACTCCTGTGGCGGCGGTTTCCCGGCCGAGGTGCGGGGTCCCCGTCCGCCCGAGGTGCGGACGGCGCCGGGAGCGGCGAGCCTGGTCCTATGGAGGACAAGACCCCGGCCCCGCCTCGCGTGGTAGTGGACGAACCGCTCGACGGCCGGCGCCGTGTGCTGATCGACGGCCAGGACGTCGGAGTGGTGGTGAGCCCGGACGAGCTCCGGCGGCTCCTGCACCGCGCGGGTCTGATGGAAGAGGAAGCCCCCCTCGACAACCCCGAGCTGATCGAATGGCACGGCGGCAGCTCCGACGACTGGCCGGCCGCGCCGAGATGACCTGATCGGCTCACCTGATTTGGGGTTCGCTGTCCGGCTTGCCTGGTTGGGCCGCGCTGATCGGGCCCCGTTGATCGGGCTGCGCTGATCCGGCTCCGTTGATCCGGCTCCGTTGATCGGCTTGCCTGGTCCGCTTCCTGATCCGCCTCAACCGCATGCCACAACCGTCCGGCGCCGGTCCCTCCCCTCGTGGGGACCGGTGCCGAACGGTGCAGCGGTGTCGATCCGCGCCGTGCGGGCGCGGATCGGGGAGAGGCCGGGCCCGTGGTCGATGCGGCAGCCGTCCGGAAGGGACCGGGACCGGCTCCACAGACCTCCCGAGCCCCGCGACGTGCCCGGCGCCGCCGTCTCGTCACTTCGGCAAAAGCTGTCCGAGAACGAGCGGTGCCATGGGCTGTCTCCGCGGGCCCCGAGCTGGTGGCCTGGCCAAGTGGCTAGTAGTGGATGCGCGACTGGGGCATGATCCTGCCAGTTGTGCCTCCCGCCGAGGAGGTTCCGGTATCGGATCAACGACTTCGCCGCAGGTCAGCCGTATAAAGTGACTTTTCCGGTCCGGAAGTCGACAGGTGCGGGGGAAGAAGGAGAGGGGACCTTGAGCTCCGACTCAGGGGCACGCACGGCCTTCGCGGAACGTCTCGCGCTGCTGTACAAGGAGGCCGGTAACCCTCCCCTCAAGAGCGTGGCCGATGCGGTCGTCCGGCTTCAGCGGACCGACGAGCGAGGGCGGCCCGTACGGGTCTCCGCTCAGCGGATCAGCGACTGGCGACGAGCCAAGAACGTACCCGCCCAGTTCGCCGCCCTCGCGGCGGTGTTGCACGTCCTGATTCCCGAGGCACGGCGCCTGCGGCCGGTGCCGGTGTCCGCGGGCCTGTACGACCTGGTCCAGTGGCAGCGCCTGTGGGGGCGCGCGGTGGCCGACCCGGTCGGTGAGCGCCCCGCGGCCTTGGCCACGGAGGAGGAACGGCCCTCCCCCGAATCCCCGGCCGTGCCCGGTGGGGTGTGCCCGTACCGGGGGCTGGCGTCGTACCGGCAGCAGGACGCCCGGTGGTTCTTCGGCCGGGAGCGGAGCACGGAGGCCCTGGTCGCCCAGCTGCGCGCGGCCGAGCGGACGGGTGGCCTGGTGATGCTGGTGGGCGCTTCGGGGGCGGGGAAGTCCTCCCTGCTGAACGCCGGTTTGGTGCCCGCGCTGCACAGCGGCGCACCGGGCGAGGGGAGCGGCCCGGCGAGGGAGGTGCTGCACCTCGTGCCGGGGGCCGATCCGCTCGCGGAGCTGGCCCGCCGGATACCCGAACTCGCCCCCGTCATCTCCTCCGCCAAGGAACCGACAGCCAAGGAACCGACAGCCAAGGAACCGGCGGCCAAGGAACCGGAGGCGGAGCCCGGCTCCGCTCGGTTCGCGCACGCGGTGCGGGAGGCCGTCACGGCATGGGCGGAACGCGGCACGGAACCCAAGGCCGACGCCGGGACGGAACCCAGGGCCGACGCCGGGACGGAACCCGGGGCGGCCTGCGGGACGTCCCCGACCGGCCGTCCGGTCGTCATCGTGGACCAGTTCGAGGAAGCGTTCACCCTCGGCTCCGACGAGAGGGACCGGAGCACGCTCATCCAGCTCCTCCACGCCGCCTGCACGCCCGCCGGACCGGGCGAGCCGCCCCCCGTCCTCGTCGTCCTCGGCATACGCGCCGACTTCTACGAGCAGTGCCTGGTCTACCCCGAACTGGCCGACGCCCTGCAACACCGTCATATGGTGCTCGGCCCGCTGACCACCGCGGAGCTGCGCGAGGCGGTGACCGGCCCGGCCAAGGCCGTGGGGCTGGAGCTCGAACCGGGACTGGCGGAGCTGATCGTCCGGGAGGTGAGCGCCGACGGTCCGCGCGGGACGCATGACGCGGGGGTGCTGCCGCTCCTCTCCCACGCCCTGCTCGCCACCTGGCAGCGGCGGAAGGCGGGCCGGCTGACGCTGGCCGGCTACCGCGCGGCGGGCGGCATCCAGGGCGCGGTGGCGGCGACCGCCGAACGGGCCTGGACCGGCCTCGACCCGGGGGCCCGTACGGCCGCGCGACTGCTCCTGCTCCGGCTGGTCCGGCTGGGCGAGGACACCGCGGCCACCCGCAGGCGGGGGACGCGGCGGCAGCTGGCGGCGGAGTCGACGGACCCGGGCAAGACGGAGGAATCGCTCGAAGCCCTGGTCCGCGCCCGATTGGTGACGCTCGACGCGGAGACCGTGGAGATCACCCATGAGGCGCTGCTGCACGCCTGGCCACGGCTGCGCGACTGGATCGACGAGGACCGGAACGACCACCTTCAGCGCCAGCGGCTGGAGGAGGACGGCAGGGCCTGGGAGGGCTCGAACCGCGACAGCTCACTGCTCTACCGGGGTTCCCGGCTGGAGCAGGCCCACACCTGGGCGAAGTCGGCCGGTGACACCTTTCTGACCAGGAGCGCGGTGGAGTTCCTCGCCGCCTCGGTCAGGCTGCGCCGGCGCACCGTCTGGCTCAGCCGGGGCGCCGTGTCGGCCCTGGTCGTCCTGGCGGTGCTGGCCGCCGGTGCGGCGGTGGTCGCGTGGCAGCAGCGGGACGACGCGATGTTCGAGCAGGTGGTGACCGAAGCCGACCGCTTCCAGTCCACCGATCCGTCGCTGTCCGCCCAGCTCGCCATGGTGGCCCACCGCATGCGGCCGGACGACGAGGGCACCAACAGCCGGTTGATCTCGATGGTGAACGCGCCGCTGGCCACTCCGCTGCTCGGCCACACCGGCGCCGTCTACCTCACCTCGTTCAGCCCGAACGGGCGGACCCTGGCCACCGCCAGCTACGACCGGACCGTCCGGCTGTGGAACGTGAGCGACCCGACCCGCCCCGAACGGCTGGGCAAACCGCTCACCGGCCATACGAGCTGGGTGAGCAGCGCGGTCTTCAGCCCGGACGGCCGCACCCTCGCCAGCGCGGGCGACGACGGCACGATCCGCCGGTGGGACGTACGGGACCCCGGCCACCCGCGTCCGCTCGGTGAGCCCCTGTCCGGTCATGACGGCACCATCTACCTGGTCGCGTTCAGCCCGGACGGACGGACGCTGGCCGCCGCCACCGAAGATCACGTCGTACGCCTGTGGAACATGAGCGACCCGGACCGGCCGACGGCGCTCGGTGCGCTGACCGGCCACACCGCCGCCGTGCGCTCCGTGGCGTTCAGCCCCGACGGCCGGACGCTGGCGGCCGGCGGCGACGATGGCGCGATCAGGCTGTGGAACATGGCCGACCCGCGTCACCCGAAGCGGATCGACACCGTACTGACCGGCCACTCGGACCTGGTCCACTCCGTGGCGTTCAGCCCGGACGGCCGCACGCTCGCCAGCGGCAGCGCGGACAACACCGTCCGGCTGTGGAACCTGACCGACCCGCGTCACGCGGAACCGCTGGGCTCGCCGCTCACCGGCCACACCGGCCCCATCTGGTCCGTGGCCTTCAGCCCGGACGGCACCATGCTCGCCGCCGCCAGCCAGGACAGTACGGCGAGCCTGTGGAACGTCAGCGATCCGGCGTACCCGTCGCAGGTCGGCGAGCCGCTCGCGGGGAGCAGCGGCGAGATGTACGCCCTCGGCTTCAGCCCCGACGGCCGGACCCTCGCCACCGGCACCGGCGACAACATGGTCCGCCTGTGGTCGCTGCCGACGTCGGACATGGTCGGGCGGATCGGGGTGTTCCGTCCGGACGGGCGCGTGCTCGCCACGGCCGGGCGCGACGAGAAGCTCCGGCTGTGGAACGTGGAGAATCCCAACCGGCCGGTGTCGCTGGGCAAGCCGTTCCGGCCCGGGAAGGGCTCGGTGCGTGAGCTGACGTTCTCCCCGGACGGCCGCACCCTCGCGATGATGACCGGAGACCGCGAGGCGCGGCTGTGGAACGTCACCGACCCGGCCCACCCCGTCGCCTACCCATCGCCCATCGCGCTGCGGACCCGGTTCGCGGGCGCGCTGGCCTTCAGCCCGGACGGGCGCACCCTGGCGAGCGCGTATGACGACCGCACCATTCAGCTGTACGACGTCAGCGACCCGTCCCATGTGCGTCGGCTCGGCGCACGTCTCACCGGCCACCGGGGCTACGTCAACACCCTCCTCTTCAGTCCGGACGGCCGCACGCTCGCCAGCGGCAGCGCGGACAACACCATCCGGCTGTGGAACGTGACCGACCCCCGTCACACCACCCGGCGGGGCGCGCCGCTCACGGGGCACCTCGGGCCCATCAACGCGCTTGCCTACAGCCCGGACGGGCGCACGCTGACCAGCGGCGGCGACGACAACACGGTCCGGCTCTGGAACGTCACCGACCCGTCCGAGGCCACCCGGCTGGGCAAGCCGCTCACCGGCCACACCGATGCGATCGTGTCGCTGACGTTCAGCCGGGACGGCCGCACCCTGGCGAGCGGCGGCAACGACAACGCGGTCCGGCTGTGGAACATCACCGACCCGTCCGAGGCCGCGCCTATCGGTCAGTCGATGAGCCCCAACGCGAAGACGGGCAACTTCCTGTCCTTCGGCCCCTACAGCCGCATGCTCGGGGTGTCGAGCGGCGCCGGCACCGTCCGGCTGTGGAACCTGGACGTCGACCGGGCCGCCCACCGCATCTGCTCGATGACCCGGGGCGTTCTGACCCGGGAGAAATGGCACGAATACCTGCCCAGTCTGTCGTACGCGCCGCCGTGCGGCCGATGATCATGTCGCCCGGACATGGCGTGATCGCGATCACAACTCCGCGTCGCGACCGAGGAGTCGGCTGCCATATGCGAGAAGCCGCGTTACTCTTAAGTACAGCCCGACCGCTGGTGCATCCCCCGTCGCCAGCGGTCGGGCGCTTCCATGTCAGGGGGAGGCCCGGCACGAGCGCCGGGAACCGGACCGAGAACGCACCTTCATGACTTGGAGATCCCCCGTGACACGCAGGCCCGACAGGCCCCACAGGCCCGAGAGGCCCGCCAGGCCCCACAGGCTCGACCAGGCCGTGCTGGACCTGGGCCGCGAGTACGTCCGCCATGCCCCATGGAGCGCGGGGAAGCGGGCCCTGGTCGAGCGCCACCTGAACGCCGCGCTGCGGGACCGCCCCCTGCACCGCATGGCCCGTACGCGCTTCGGCGCCACCTTCGCCGTCGACACCCAGGACCTCATCCAGCGGTACCTCTACCTCTTCGGCGTCTGGGAGCCGCACATGACGCGCTGGCTCCAGCGCCGGCTGCGGCCCGGGGACGTCTTCGTGGACGTCGGGGCCAACATCGGCTACTACAGCGTCCTCGCCTCCCGCCTCGTCGGGCGCGGCGGGAAGGTGGTGGCGGTCGAAGCCTCGCCGCGGTTCCACCAGATCCTCCTGGGGCACGCGCGGCGGAACGGATGCGCCAACATCCGCGCGCTCAATGCCGCGGTGTCCGACCGCGACGAGCTGTTGACCTTCGTTCTCGCCAGCTCGCGCAACATGGGAGCGAACAGCATCGTCCCCTACGACGGCCCGGCCGAGTCCACCTTCCAGATCGCGGCCCGCCCGCTGCCCGACCTCCTCACCGAAGCGGAGATCTCCCGGGCCAGGGTCATCAAGGTCGATGTGGAGGGCGCGGAAGGCGGCGTGGTCCGGGGCCTCGCGCCCCTCCTGGACAACCTGCGCCCGGACGCGGAGCTGACCGTCGAGGTCACTCCACAGCGGATGGCCGAGCTGGGGGAATCCGTCGAAGAGCTGCTGGACGTCCTGCGCGGACACGGCTTCCACGTCTACCGCCTGGCCAACGACTACGCGGCCGGCAGCTACCCGGCCGCGCTGCGGCACGCACCCGAGGTGCCGGTGCGGTGGCGGGGACCGGTCGCCGAGGAGAGCGACCTGATCTTCTCCCGGGTCGACGCCGAGACCCTGCCCTGAGAAACGCCTCGTTCAGGACGTTCCGTACCGCCAGCCGTCCATGCCCGCCAGGACGCGGGCCCTGGCCTCGACCACCGCGAACCGCGCCCGGCGCTCGGCCTCGTCGGTGTGGGCGGCGTGGCTGGTGACCTGGCCGGGCCACTTGCGGTAGAGCAGGCCGGTCTCGGCGGTGAACCAGCCGCGGCTGACCGCGCTGAGGGCCATCAGCAGACCGGTGTCCTCGGAGGCGGGCAGGGCCATCCAGCCGCCGAGGGCCAGGAGGAGGTCGCGGCGCAGGAAGAGGGTGGCGGGGTGGACCTGGGCGCGGTAGCCGTTCGCCTTCCAGAAGTCGAGGACGGCGCCGCGGGCGATGGGGCCCTGCGGCGGGTCGCCCGCGAAGCCCACCGTGGAGCCGTCGGGCAGGAGGTCCAGGGCGCGGGAGGTGGCCCAGCCGAGATCGGGGTTCTCGGTGAGCGCGCGCAGATCGCGGGCGAGGGCGCCGGGGGTGAGCATGTCGTCGGCGTCCAGCACCTTGACGTACTCGCCCTCGGCGCGGGAGAGCCCCATCGTGCGGGCCATCGCGGCCCGGCCGGACCGGCCCTGGCCGAAGCTGACGCGGGCGTCGTCGGGGACGTAGGGACGTACGGCGTCGGTCTCGCCGTCTTCCTGGATCACCCACTGCCAGTCCCAGCCGTCGGGCAGCTCCTGCTCGCGCAACGACTTGTAGGCGTCCGGCAGATACTCGGCGCCCGGGGCGTGGACCGCGGTGATGACGGTGATGGTGTTCGGCATGGTCACCACCTCTTCAGGGGAGTCGTGTAGACGAGTTCCGTACGGTCCGCGGCCAGCGTCACGTCGGAGACCTCGACGACCCGGCCGCCGGTGTCCGTACAGATCTTGCGCAGAAGGATCACCGATACGCCTTTCTTGAGACCGAGTCGGTCGGCCTCTTCCACCGTCGGGGGCCGGGCCGTGATCCGTTCCGTTACGCGGTCCAGCTCGATGCCGATGGTGTAGAGCTGGTTCTGGGTGCCGCCGGGCCAGGGCTCATTGGCGGCATCGAGCAGATCCGGGTTGGCGGCCACCACGTCATGCACCAGATACGAGTGCACCAAGGCGAACGGCGCGTCCTCCGCGCGGCAGTTGGTGCGGTAGATCCGCTCCAGCAGCCGCGTGCCCACGGGAATCCCGAAGACGGACGCCAAGTCCTCGTCGGCCGTCGCGTCCCGGTACTCGGCGTGGAAGGCGAGATCGGTCACCTCGAGCCCGGTGTCGTGCTCGGTGGACCCGGTCCTCAGCCGTTCGGCCTTCGGCCGGCGCACCCGGTCCTTCTCCCACTGGTGCCGGTCGTTGTTCCGCTCGATCCGCCGACGCGGGGTGCGGACGAAGGTCCCCACCCCGTGCCGCTTGTCGATCAGCCCCTCGGCCACCAGCTCCGACAGCGCCCGCTGAAGCGTCGGCACGCTGGTCCGGTACCGCACGGCGAGCTTGTCCTCGGCCGGCAGCCGCTCCCCCGGGAGCAGCCGGCCCGCACGGATACCGGCCCGCAGGGCATCCGCGATCTGCTCGTACTTGGCCATGCGTGCTCACCGTCCTCGGTGGTGGGGACGGTTTCAGGGTAAGTCCTCAAGAGGTCTTGAGGACTGGCGAAGGGACTCGCGAAGAGACTCGAGAAGGAACTCGCGAAGGCTTTGCCGTCGCGCCGCCTCACCCGTCGGATGCCGACCTCACCCGTCGGCGGCCAGTCGGTCCAGCCACTCCCGCAGCAGCCGCTGCTCCGCGCCGCTGAGGGAGGTCTGTTCGGGCAGTGTGGCGCGCAAGGTGCGGGCGGCGCCGGCCGGGCCCGCGTCCCGCACGGCCGGCTCCTGGTTGGTGACGGCGGCGACCATGGCTTCCCGGAGCGTGGTCAGCAGCGCCGGATCGCGCCGGTCCTCGGGCTGGGACAGCCAGGTGAGCACGGCGCCGCGCGCCGTGGCGTGGATAATCTGGGCCGCCAGCTCCTCGTCGACGCGCAGCCAGCCGCCGACGGCGAGGCGCCGGACGCGGCCCATCAGGATCTCCATACCGAGCTCGAAGGCGGCCGACGCGGGCCGTGCGGGCTCGCTGTACATCAGTGCGTACAGGGCGGGGTTGGCCAGACCGAACTCGACCGCCAGATCCCATCCGGCCTTCAGGTCCTCAATGGGGTCCTGCGGGTCGGGGTCGACGTGTTTGGCCGCGAGGAATGTGGCGAAGCCGTGCTCGGCCACCGCTTCGAGCAGCCCGTCCTTGTCGCCGAACAGCCGGTAGATGGCCGGCGGCTGAAGCCCCGCCGCCTCGGCCACCGCGCGCGTGGTGACCGCGTCACGCCCTCCGCGCTCCAGAAGACCGACGGCGGCCTCGATGATCCGCCGACGGGTCTGCTCGCGACCCGTGGCCGAGGTGTCGGATGCGTCGGCGGCGCCGTCTCCGCCGAACGTACGTGGCGTCATATATCAACGATACCTTTCTGAGGGTTCCGCCGATAGTTCCACTGGTACCCTCATCATGTTTCCATCGGAAGCAACTGCGGCGCCGCGCCGCCTTGCGGACCAACAGGAGCAGCACATGATCGTCATTACGGCCCCGACCGGCCGGATCGGCCACCAGGTCCTCGAGAGCCTGACCGGCGGTACGGAAGCGATCCGCGTGATCGCCCGCGCCCCGGACCGGCTGTCCGCCCAGATCCGCGATCGCGTCGAGGTCGTGCAGGGCTCGCACAACGATCCCGCGGTGCTGACCAAGGCGTTCACCGGAGCCGACGCCGTGCTGTGGCTGGTCCCGCCGAACCCCTCCGCCGACGACCCCATGGAGCACTACCTCGGCTTCACCCGCCCCGCCTGCGAGGCCGCCACGGCGCAGGGCGTCCAGCGGATCGTCGGCGTTTCCAGCCTGGGGGCCGACTACGGCGAGGACGCCGGGCTGCTCACGCCCGCCTTCGCCATGGACGACCTGATCGAACGGACCGGGGTGGCCTACCGGTCCCTGCGCATGCCGTTCTTCATGGAGAACCTCCTCGCCCAGGCCGAGACCATCAAGAACCAGGGCACGTTCTTCCTGGCCAACGCCGCAGACCGCCCCCTCCGCCTGGTCGCCACCCAGGACATCGCCACCACCGCGACCCGGCTGCTGCTCGACGACACCTGGACCGGGCAGGACAGCGTTCCGGTACTCAGCCCCGACGCACTGACGCCCACCCAGATGGCGCGGACCATCTCGGAGGCCCTCGGCAAACCGGTCACCTTCCAGCAGGTCGGCATGGCCGACTACAAGGCCGACATGCTGCGGTACGGGATGAGCGACGCCTGGGCACAGGGGTTGGCCGACATGGCCCGCGCCCAGAACAACGGAATCTACGAAGCCGAGGCAGCCTCCGCCACGCCGTCCCCCACCACCTTCCTCCACTGGTGCCAGGACGTCCTCGCACCCGCCGTCCAGAACTGACACCGTTCTGTGCCGCAACGAGTCCCGTACGGTCACAGGGTCGGCGGAGCACGAAGGAGTGGCAGTGGGCGGGAATCCTCAGACAGCGGCGCTCGCGCAGGTTGTGCCGGCACCGCACGGCGTGGGTGAGCAGATCGACTGGCATGCGGTCGAGGAGATCTGGGGGACGCGGTTTCCGGCCGACTGTGTCGCCTTTATGGAAATGTACGGAGCAGGGCGGATCAGCGGACACGTCGGGATCCTGCTGCCGGTCCGCGGTCCGATACCTACTCGGACGGGCCGGGCTTGCGCAAGGAGACAGCGAACGCCCGCGGCACTTGGGAAATGCTCGGTGGCAGAGCGGCCCTGGATGTGGACCCCGATTCCATCCTGGCCTGGGGAGTCACCAGCGGCGCAGACATCTACTGCTGGCTGACCAGGGGCGACGATCCCGACCGATGGCCCGTGCTCGCGTGCGGGCGGCACACGGCCCCTCCGCTCCAAGTCCACCCCGGCCGTGAAAATGCCCCCGCACCGCGCCGTATGCGCAGGTCGGGGGCATGATCACAAAACTTACTTCTTCTTGCCCTGGTTCTTGACCGCCTCGATGGCGGCCTTCGCGGCCTCCGGGTCGAGGTAGGTGCCGCCCGGGTTGACGGGGCGGAAGTCGGCGTCCAGGTCGTAGGAGAGCGGGATGCCGGTGGGGATGTTCAGGCCCGCGATGTCGGCGTCGGAGATGCCGTCGAGGTGCTTGACCAGGGCGCGGAGCGAGTTGCCGTGGGCGGCGACCAGGACCGTGCGGCCGGTGAGCAGGTCCGGGACGATGCCGTCGTACCAGTACGGCAGCATGCGCTCGACGACGTCCTTGAGGCACTCGGTGCGCGGGCGCAGCTCCGGCGGGATGGTCGCGTAGCGCGGGTCGTCGCTCTGGGACCACTCGGCGCCGTCCTCGAGCGGGGGCGGCGGGGTGTCGTAGGAGCGGCGCCACAGCATGAACTGCTCTTCGCCGAACTCGGCGAGGGTCTGCGCCTTGTCCTTGCCCTGCAGCGCGCCGTAGTGGCGCTCGTTCAGCCGCCAGGAGCGGCGGACCGGGATCCAGTGGCGGTCGGCGGCCTCCAGGGCGGACTGCGCGGTGCGGATCGCGCGCTTCAGGAGGGACGTGTGGACCACGTCGGGGAGCAGGCCGGCGTCCTTCAGCAGCTCACCGCCGCGGACGGCCTCCTTCTCGCCCTTCTCGTTCAGATTGACGTCCACCCAGCCGGTGAACAGGTTCTTCGCGTTCCACTCGCTCTCGCCGTGGCGGAGGAGGATCAGCTTGTACGGTGCGTCGGCCATGTCGTCGAGCCTACTGGACCGGCCTGAGGGGCTCGGTTGACGGACCCCGTCAATTCGGTGGCGGGGTGGGGGCGGGGTCGGTAATTTGCGGTTGCTGGTTGTGCCACTTACAGGGGGGAGTCGCCCGGTGTCCGTCGTCCGACTGAGGCAGGCCACGAAGGAGAGCGTTTCGGGACTGCCCCGGGCGTTCTGGTGGCTGTGGACCTCCACCCTGGTCAATCGGCTGGGCGGGTTCGTGGCCACCTTTC is a window from the Streptomyces luomodiensis genome containing:
- the phoU gene encoding phosphate signaling complex protein PhoU, whose translation is MRDAYHEELDTIGDGLVDMARLVGSAIGRATTAILDADLKLAESVIAADEKVDDLQRDLEGRAIALLARQQPVATDLRIVVTSLRMSADLERSGDLAQHVAKLARLRFPDTAVPHDLHATILEMGQLAQRLMAKAAEVIITKDVDLALQLEHDDDAMDLLHRALFQHLMDDRWKHGIETAVDVTLLGRYYERFADHAVSVAKRVVYLVTGEHADEIASQDTVNTVEGA
- a CDS encoding nSTAND1 domain-containing NTPase; translated protein: MSSDSGARTAFAERLALLYKEAGNPPLKSVADAVVRLQRTDERGRPVRVSAQRISDWRRAKNVPAQFAALAAVLHVLIPEARRLRPVPVSAGLYDLVQWQRLWGRAVADPVGERPAALATEEERPSPESPAVPGGVCPYRGLASYRQQDARWFFGRERSTEALVAQLRAAERTGGLVMLVGASGAGKSSLLNAGLVPALHSGAPGEGSGPAREVLHLVPGADPLAELARRIPELAPVISSAKEPTAKEPTAKEPAAKEPEAEPGSARFAHAVREAVTAWAERGTEPKADAGTEPRADAGTEPGAACGTSPTGRPVVIVDQFEEAFTLGSDERDRSTLIQLLHAACTPAGPGEPPPVLVVLGIRADFYEQCLVYPELADALQHRHMVLGPLTTAELREAVTGPAKAVGLELEPGLAELIVREVSADGPRGTHDAGVLPLLSHALLATWQRRKAGRLTLAGYRAAGGIQGAVAATAERAWTGLDPGARTAARLLLLRLVRLGEDTAATRRRGTRRQLAAESTDPGKTEESLEALVRARLVTLDAETVEITHEALLHAWPRLRDWIDEDRNDHLQRQRLEEDGRAWEGSNRDSSLLYRGSRLEQAHTWAKSAGDTFLTRSAVEFLAASVRLRRRTVWLSRGAVSALVVLAVLAAGAAVVAWQQRDDAMFEQVVTEADRFQSTDPSLSAQLAMVAHRMRPDDEGTNSRLISMVNAPLATPLLGHTGAVYLTSFSPNGRTLATASYDRTVRLWNVSDPTRPERLGKPLTGHTSWVSSAVFSPDGRTLASAGDDGTIRRWDVRDPGHPRPLGEPLSGHDGTIYLVAFSPDGRTLAAATEDHVVRLWNMSDPDRPTALGALTGHTAAVRSVAFSPDGRTLAAGGDDGAIRLWNMADPRHPKRIDTVLTGHSDLVHSVAFSPDGRTLASGSADNTVRLWNLTDPRHAEPLGSPLTGHTGPIWSVAFSPDGTMLAAASQDSTASLWNVSDPAYPSQVGEPLAGSSGEMYALGFSPDGRTLATGTGDNMVRLWSLPTSDMVGRIGVFRPDGRVLATAGRDEKLRLWNVENPNRPVSLGKPFRPGKGSVRELTFSPDGRTLAMMTGDREARLWNVTDPAHPVAYPSPIALRTRFAGALAFSPDGRTLASAYDDRTIQLYDVSDPSHVRRLGARLTGHRGYVNTLLFSPDGRTLASGSADNTIRLWNVTDPRHTTRRGAPLTGHLGPINALAYSPDGRTLTSGGDDNTVRLWNVTDPSEATRLGKPLTGHTDAIVSLTFSRDGRTLASGGNDNAVRLWNITDPSEAAPIGQSMSPNAKTGNFLSFGPYSRMLGVSSGAGTVRLWNLDVDRAAHRICSMTRGVLTREKWHEYLPSLSYAPPCGR
- a CDS encoding FkbM family methyltransferase; protein product: MLDLGREYVRHAPWSAGKRALVERHLNAALRDRPLHRMARTRFGATFAVDTQDLIQRYLYLFGVWEPHMTRWLQRRLRPGDVFVDVGANIGYYSVLASRLVGRGGKVVAVEASPRFHQILLGHARRNGCANIRALNAAVSDRDELLTFVLASSRNMGANSIVPYDGPAESTFQIAARPLPDLLTEAEISRARVIKVDVEGAEGGVVRGLAPLLDNLRPDAELTVEVTPQRMAELGESVEELLDVLRGHGFHVYRLANDYAAGSYPAALRHAPEVPVRWRGPVAEESDLIFSRVDAETLP
- a CDS encoding glycosyltransferase family 2 protein; this translates as MPNTITVITAVHAPGAEYLPDAYKSLREQELPDGWDWQWVIQEDGETDAVRPYVPDDARVSFGQGRSGRAAMARTMGLSRAEGEYVKVLDADDMLTPGALARDLRALTENPDLGWATSRALDLLPDGSTVGFAGDPPQGPIARGAVLDFWKANGYRAQVHPATLFLRRDLLLALGGWMALPASEDTGLLMALSAVSRGWFTAETGLLYRKWPGQVTSHAAHTDEAERRARFAVVEARARVLAGMDGWRYGTS
- a CDS encoding GntR family transcriptional regulator, producing MAKYEQIADALRAGIRAGRLLPGERLPAEDKLAVRYRTSVPTLQRALSELVAEGLIDKRHGVGTFVRTPRRRIERNNDRHQWEKDRVRRPKAERLRTGSTEHDTGLEVTDLAFHAEYRDATADEDLASVFGIPVGTRLLERIYRTNCRAEDAPFALVHSYLVHDVVAANPDLLDAANEPWPGGTQNQLYTIGIELDRVTERITARPPTVEEADRLGLKKGVSVILLRKICTDTGGRVVEVSDVTLAADRTELVYTTPLKRW
- a CDS encoding TetR/AcrR family transcriptional regulator gives rise to the protein MTPRTFGGDGAADASDTSATGREQTRRRIIEAAVGLLERGGRDAVTTRAVAEAAGLQPPAIYRLFGDKDGLLEAVAEHGFATFLAAKHVDPDPQDPIEDLKAGWDLAVEFGLANPALYALMYSEPARPASAAFELGMEILMGRVRRLAVGGWLRVDEELAAQIIHATARGAVLTWLSQPEDRRDPALLTTLREAMVAAVTNQEPAVRDAGPAGAARTLRATLPEQTSLSGAEQRLLREWLDRLAADG